From Phycisphaerae bacterium, the proteins below share one genomic window:
- a CDS encoding Rrf2 family transcriptional regulator, producing the protein MTAQYALRAMVYVAAQEAGRPVLAREIALKTGVPSHYLSRILRDAVREGLLESARGVGGGFKLAKPASRIKLLDVLAPFDDVLDRSKCPFGQPRCNDDQPCGFHEYWKPISVAYRRMLEQTTLDHVGLEGLIGSKKRRGA; encoded by the coding sequence ATGACCGCCCAATATGCCCTGCGTGCAATGGTCTATGTGGCCGCGCAGGAGGCGGGCCGGCCGGTCTTGGCGCGGGAGATCGCCCTGAAAACCGGGGTGCCGTCTCATTACCTGTCTCGGATTCTGCGAGATGCGGTTCGCGAGGGGCTTTTGGAGTCCGCCCGGGGCGTTGGCGGGGGGTTCAAGCTGGCCAAACCAGCCAGCAGAATCAAGCTTCTTGACGTGTTGGCGCCGTTTGACGACGTCCTGGATCGGTCGAAGTGCCCCTTCGGTCAGCCGCGCTGTAACGACGACCAACCGTGCGGCTTTCACGAGTATTGGAAGCCGATTTCCGTTGCGTATCGGCGAATGCTGGAACAGACGACCCTCGACCACGTAGGCCTGGAGGGCCTGATCGGTTCCAAAAAACGGAGGGGGGCCTGA
- a CDS encoding tetratricopeptide repeat protein, with protein MRKAPRDHVGPRAAGRLKSADARQSARSTDRAPVGPGRPDRYSRWRAASLATVYLLMTAHVVHWKLAGRTLAPLELNEVMYTLELGILTAGFIFMALAVLATLLFGRFFCSWGCHILALEDLCAWLLAKLHIRPLPIRSRLLAFVPLGAMLYMFAWPQVSRVLAGRPLPELKIYSDAQGWASFLTTDFWRNLPSPWITALTFFVCGFLMVYVLGSRAFCTYGCPYGVLFGLADRFAPGRIVAKGDCAQCGICTATCQSHVRVHEEAQLYGRVINPACLKDLDCVAVCPNGNLAYGLAKPSILSFWSRVKLSAKPYDLTLAEDLLVAAIFLAALFIFRGLYDAIPFLMTLAIGGILGYVAVLAIRLTRRTHVRLNNFHLKIAGHLTRSGWLFIILACSLALFATHSAVIRYHEFFGHRGFDAVQAAIATGQIAPRAVVDDSIRHLQMCDQWGLFRPDRLAPRLASLHLTAEQPALAAPYIRRALSPPSVNSLPTNEQARLNAAMGEFLIEGGDLANAIRYLQQACALAPASASPHYNLAIALAASGRSDDAIESYRRTIAIDPREAEAHNNLGLLLAQRGQFAEAEVTLRKAIELKADFSHPHFNLGRVLEALGRPAEALDHYRAAARLDATYAEILAHRLKS; from the coding sequence TTGAGAAAGGCGCCGAGAGATCACGTTGGCCCCCGCGCCGCCGGCCGGCTCAAGTCCGCCGACGCCCGACAAAGCGCGCGGAGCACGGACCGCGCCCCGGTTGGCCCCGGCCGGCCTGATCGTTACAGCCGATGGCGCGCCGCCTCTCTCGCCACTGTCTATCTCCTCATGACGGCGCACGTTGTCCACTGGAAGCTCGCCGGTCGCACTCTCGCCCCCCTTGAACTCAACGAAGTGATGTACACCCTCGAACTCGGCATCCTCACCGCCGGCTTCATCTTCATGGCCCTCGCCGTCCTCGCCACGCTCCTCTTCGGGAGATTTTTCTGCTCCTGGGGTTGTCACATTCTCGCACTCGAAGACCTCTGCGCGTGGCTGCTGGCGAAGCTGCACATTCGCCCTCTACCCATCCGCTCCCGACTGCTCGCCTTTGTTCCACTTGGGGCAATGCTCTACATGTTCGCGTGGCCGCAAGTTTCGCGCGTCCTGGCCGGTCGGCCCTTGCCGGAATTGAAAATCTACTCCGACGCGCAGGGCTGGGCCTCGTTCCTGACCACGGACTTCTGGCGAAATCTGCCCAGCCCCTGGATCACCGCCCTGACTTTCTTTGTCTGCGGTTTCCTGATGGTCTATGTCCTCGGGTCGCGTGCCTTCTGCACCTATGGCTGCCCCTATGGCGTTCTCTTCGGCCTCGCCGACCGATTCGCCCCGGGGCGAATCGTCGCCAAAGGCGACTGTGCCCAATGCGGGATCTGCACCGCCACGTGCCAATCCCATGTTCGCGTCCATGAAGAGGCCCAGCTCTACGGAAGAGTGATCAATCCCGCGTGTCTAAAAGACCTCGATTGCGTAGCCGTTTGTCCGAACGGGAATCTCGCGTACGGCTTGGCCAAGCCTTCCATTCTTTCGTTCTGGTCAAGGGTCAAGCTTTCTGCAAAACCCTACGACCTTACGCTCGCCGAGGACCTGCTCGTGGCGGCGATCTTTCTGGCCGCACTGTTCATCTTCCGCGGGCTGTACGACGCGATCCCCTTCCTGATGACGCTCGCCATTGGCGGAATCCTCGGTTACGTCGCCGTCCTGGCGATTCGTTTGACGCGGCGTACTCACGTGCGTCTCAACAACTTTCACCTGAAAATCGCCGGTCACCTCACTCGAAGCGGTTGGCTGTTTATCATTTTGGCCTGCTCCTTAGCCCTGTTTGCGACCCACAGCGCCGTGATTCGATATCATGAGTTTTTCGGGCACCGCGGATTTGATGCCGTGCAAGCCGCCATCGCCACGGGACAGATCGCGCCACGAGCGGTTGTCGACGATTCGATCCGACACTTGCAAATGTGTGACCAATGGGGGTTGTTTCGGCCGGATCGGCTGGCCCCGCGGCTGGCGTCGCTTCACCTGACCGCCGAACAACCCGCGCTGGCGGCGCCGTATATCCGCCGCGCCCTTTCGCCCCCCTCCGTGAACTCATTGCCGACCAATGAGCAGGCCCGGCTCAACGCCGCCATGGGGGAGTTCCTCATCGAAGGCGGTGATCTGGCCAACGCCATTCGCTACTTGCAGCAAGCCTGCGCCCTGGCGCCGGCGAGCGCGTCGCCCCATTACAACCTGGCGATTGCCCTGGCCGCGTCGGGCCGGTCAGACGATGCCATCGAGTCCTATCGTCGCACCATCGCCATCGACCCGCGAGAGGCCGAGGCGCACAACAACCTCGGCCTCCTGTTGGCCCAGCGCGGGCAGTTTGCCGAAGCGGAGGTAACGCTTCGCAAGGCTATTGAACTAAAGGCCGACTTTTCACACCCGCATTTCAACCTCGGCCGCGTGCTGGAGGCTTTGGGCCGACCGGCCGAAGCGCTTGATCATTACCGCGCCGCTGCACGCCTGGACGCGACCTATGCCGAGATTCTTGCGCACAGATTAAAGTCCTGA